One stretch of Micromonospora echinospora DNA includes these proteins:
- a CDS encoding glycosyltransferase, whose amino-acid sequence MGSKLAAGVLRRVTAPRVVRHRAAARLIRGLAAAPLLPAGARSSLARRLRAGMVRAGWPAAESRAALVAVAGGVDPAARADLLAHEAADEIAEGRTPAHLTAAVSADLAEADRAYARGDGEAAARRLHRVLHTQFHRVIHFDQLSSPLMDDPAAFLAPLHDSAVGRALLTPRGRRQPAAPPPTDRPQRVLLLLNGSAHFVHAIRERYAAHPGVELRYVRLDDDPVAGPLIRQSRRMTAEALLRDTGYGRQVEAWLRPHLDWADTVFVDWAVATAVMVGLVDPGDTRVVVRLHSYEAFGRWPNLIDFSRVDDVVFVSEHLRDFTLRVAPGLTGAHAPRTHVLCNAMDLAPFARPKDPAARFTLGLVGTSAVAKDPRWAVEVLRLLRATDERYRLLLVGGGIDTGLSRAARDYAAELEAELAELAPSGAVTRLGHTDDVPGVLTGVGVVLSSSVRESFHCAVVEGAASGAVPVVRDWPFFAGGEHGARTVFPADWVVGTPAEAAARVRAVTADEQVWRAAGEAAAKHAAATWDWSVNAQCFDSLLGIGRV is encoded by the coding sequence ATGGGCAGCAAGCTCGCAGCCGGCGTGCTCCGTCGCGTCACCGCCCCCCGGGTGGTGCGGCACCGCGCGGCGGCCCGTCTGATCCGCGGCCTGGCGGCCGCGCCGCTGCTGCCGGCCGGCGCACGGTCGTCGCTGGCCCGCCGCCTGCGCGCCGGAATGGTCCGGGCCGGCTGGCCGGCGGCGGAGTCCCGGGCCGCGCTGGTCGCGGTGGCCGGTGGCGTGGACCCGGCCGCCCGTGCCGACCTGCTCGCGCACGAGGCCGCCGACGAGATCGCCGAGGGGCGCACCCCGGCCCACCTGACGGCCGCCGTCTCGGCCGACCTGGCCGAGGCGGACCGGGCGTACGCCCGGGGGGACGGCGAGGCGGCGGCCCGGCGGCTGCACCGGGTGCTGCACACGCAGTTCCACCGGGTGATCCACTTCGACCAGCTCAGCTCGCCGCTGATGGACGATCCGGCGGCGTTCCTCGCGCCGCTGCACGACAGCGCCGTGGGGCGGGCGCTGCTGACGCCGCGCGGTCGGCGGCAGCCGGCCGCCCCGCCGCCGACGGACCGGCCGCAACGGGTGCTGCTGCTGCTCAACGGAAGCGCGCACTTCGTGCACGCGATCCGCGAGCGGTACGCCGCACACCCCGGTGTCGAGCTGCGTTACGTGCGGCTGGACGACGACCCGGTGGCCGGGCCGCTGATCCGGCAGTCCAGGCGCATGACCGCCGAGGCGCTGCTGCGCGACACCGGGTACGGCAGGCAGGTCGAGGCCTGGCTGCGACCGCACCTGGACTGGGCCGACACGGTGTTCGTCGACTGGGCCGTGGCGACCGCTGTCATGGTCGGCCTGGTCGATCCCGGCGACACCCGGGTGGTGGTCCGGCTGCACAGCTACGAGGCGTTCGGCAGGTGGCCGAACCTGATCGACTTCAGCCGGGTGGACGACGTCGTCTTCGTCTCCGAGCACCTGCGTGACTTCACGCTCCGGGTGGCGCCCGGGCTCACCGGCGCGCACGCGCCGCGTACCCATGTGTTGTGCAACGCGATGGACCTGGCGCCGTTCGCGCGGCCGAAGGACCCCGCGGCGCGGTTCACGCTCGGCCTGGTGGGCACCAGCGCGGTCGCCAAGGACCCGCGGTGGGCGGTCGAGGTGCTGCGGCTGCTGCGCGCCACCGACGAGCGGTACCGTCTGCTCCTGGTCGGCGGTGGGATCGACACCGGGCTCAGCCGGGCGGCACGCGACTACGCGGCCGAGCTGGAGGCGGAGCTGGCCGAGCTGGCGCCCTCCGGGGCGGTGACCCGGCTGGGCCACACCGACGACGTGCCGGGTGTGCTGACCGGCGTCGGCGTGGTGCTCAGCAGCTCGGTGCGGGAGAGCTTCCACTGTGCCGTGGTGGAGGGCGCCGCCAGCGGGGCGGTGCCGGTGGTGCGGGACTGGCCGTTCTTCGCCGGCGGGGAACACGGCGCGCGTACCGTCTTCCCGGCCGACTGGGTGGTCGGGACGCCGGCCGAGGCCGCCGCCCGCGTCCGTGCGGTCACCGCGGACGAGCAGGTCTGGCGGGCCGCCGGCGAGGCCGCGGCCAAGCATGCCGCGGCCACCTGGGACTGGTCGGTGAACGCACAGTGCTTCGACAGCCTGCTGGGGATCGGCAGGGTGTGA
- a CDS encoding glycosyltransferase: MPATSARDVVVLTPWFPTRELPFRGSFVQAMVDATAPVSDRMTVYHCDAWVAALDPAAERRVRDAHRVLLGHARHRTPTVGGADLVYVPVPVPRGLGHAEIADRHDEALRAALGGRPLTAPVVHAHVGLPSGWAAIRNAGPDTRVFVTEHASFLDKVLETARGREMYDEVLDRCAGFLAVGEGVRAPLVEAFPHHADRIGAIANPISFDRPRPTPITALRRWLFVGALSELKGVPLLLEAFARCRQDDPALTLTLVGEGALLASLTARAAELGVSDAVTFTGAVPPERALELMREHDLLVHPSRRETFGVAVIEAIAAGLPVLVTRCGGPERTLAGIEDAAGQMIDVTDDPETIVAGYRRLRSRFPDDLEPAHARKALADRYGYAAVAETHRRLWFSDEADPAI, encoded by the coding sequence GTGCCGGCAACTTCTGCACGGGACGTCGTCGTCCTCACGCCCTGGTTCCCGACCCGCGAACTGCCCTTCCGCGGCTCGTTCGTCCAGGCGATGGTCGACGCGACCGCACCGGTTTCCGACCGGATGACCGTCTATCACTGCGACGCCTGGGTGGCCGCCCTCGATCCGGCGGCTGAACGCCGGGTCCGCGACGCCCACCGCGTCCTGCTCGGCCACGCGCGGCACCGCACCCCGACCGTCGGCGGCGCCGACCTCGTCTACGTGCCGGTGCCGGTGCCCCGCGGGCTGGGGCACGCGGAGATCGCCGACCGGCACGACGAGGCGCTGCGCGCGGCCCTCGGCGGCCGCCCGCTCACCGCCCCGGTCGTGCACGCCCACGTCGGGCTGCCCAGCGGCTGGGCAGCGATCCGCAACGCCGGACCGGACACCCGGGTCTTCGTGACCGAGCACGCCAGCTTCCTGGACAAGGTGCTCGAGACCGCCCGTGGCCGGGAGATGTACGACGAGGTGCTCGACCGGTGCGCCGGCTTCCTCGCCGTGGGCGAGGGCGTCCGTGCCCCGCTGGTCGAGGCGTTCCCGCACCACGCGGACCGGATCGGGGCGATCGCCAACCCGATCTCCTTCGACCGGCCCCGCCCGACGCCGATCACCGCGCTGCGCCGGTGGCTGTTCGTCGGCGCGCTCTCCGAGCTCAAGGGCGTGCCGCTGCTGCTGGAGGCGTTTGCGCGGTGCCGGCAGGACGACCCGGCCCTGACCCTGACGCTGGTGGGGGAGGGCGCGCTGCTGGCGAGCCTGACCGCCCGGGCGGCCGAGCTCGGGGTGTCCGACGCGGTCACGTTCACCGGGGCGGTCCCGCCCGAGCGGGCGCTGGAGCTGATGCGGGAGCACGACCTGCTGGTGCACCCGAGCCGCCGCGAGACCTTCGGGGTGGCGGTCATCGAGGCGATCGCGGCCGGGTTGCCCGTCCTGGTCACCCGCTGCGGCGGTCCGGAGCGGACGCTGGCCGGCATCGAGGACGCCGCCGGTCAGATGATCGACGTGACAGACGACCCGGAGACGATCGTCGCCGGATACCGGCGGCTGCGGTCCCGGTTCCCCGACGACCTCGAACCGGCCCACGCCCGTAAGGCGCTCGCCGACCGGTACGGCTACGCCGCCGTCGCCGAGACGCACCGCCGCCTGTGGTTCTCCGACGAGGCCGACCCGGCGATCTGA
- a CDS encoding glycosyltransferase, whose amino-acid sequence MTRPTRRPRILYLSFYFPPSRASGVYRARATANYLAEHGWDVTAFASPLSFLHNVIGSVDEQLAETVHPSIHVERPNISHFAWERDLHAYGRFRGMSPILARNLYNFGLKKFFPEHYLSWALASVRKALRMHARRRFDVVLATGNPFASFAAAWMIHKATGVPFAVDYRDAWTLNMFTEEPGYEPGHPAWRWERRILRDASASIFVNQPLLSWYADRYPNAADRMMVVPNGWDPDLLTQLDAPAPPSESDRDRPLRFGFLGTMNSTQPVEQLAEAFQIARRHPDLADAELNIHGHLGYFKQGKTDLIARLGLVEGEQGHALPEYGIHYRGPVSKTEVGRVYQESDVLVFLAGGARYVTSGKIFEYMASGSPIVSVHAPGIAAQDVLAGYPLWFNPESLDVHDIAESMIAAGKAARDMSAKQRAEARAHADTFTRQAVTAPLEARLRSMVRRKIEAGRIAS is encoded by the coding sequence ATGACGCGCCCGACGCGCCGACCGCGCATCCTGTACCTGTCCTTCTACTTTCCGCCGTCGCGGGCCAGCGGCGTGTACCGGGCCCGGGCCACCGCCAACTACCTCGCCGAGCACGGCTGGGACGTCACCGCCTTCGCGTCGCCGCTGTCGTTCCTGCACAACGTCATCGGCTCGGTCGACGAGCAGCTGGCCGAGACCGTGCACCCGTCGATCCATGTGGAGCGGCCGAACATCAGCCACTTCGCCTGGGAACGTGATCTGCACGCCTACGGACGGTTCCGGGGCATGTCGCCGATCCTGGCCCGCAACCTCTACAACTTCGGGTTGAAGAAGTTCTTCCCCGAGCACTACCTGTCCTGGGCGCTGGCGTCGGTGCGCAAGGCGCTGCGGATGCACGCCCGGCGGCGCTTCGACGTTGTGCTCGCCACCGGCAACCCGTTCGCTTCGTTCGCCGCCGCCTGGATGATCCACAAGGCCACCGGCGTGCCGTTCGCCGTCGACTACCGCGACGCCTGGACGCTCAACATGTTCACCGAGGAGCCGGGGTACGAGCCGGGCCACCCCGCCTGGCGCTGGGAGCGCCGGATCCTGCGCGACGCCTCCGCCTCGATCTTCGTCAACCAGCCGCTGCTGTCCTGGTACGCCGACCGCTACCCGAACGCCGCGGACCGGATGATGGTGGTCCCCAACGGCTGGGACCCGGACCTGCTGACCCAGCTCGACGCGCCCGCGCCGCCGTCCGAGTCGGACCGCGACCGTCCGCTGCGCTTCGGCTTCCTCGGCACCATGAACAGCACCCAGCCGGTGGAGCAGCTGGCCGAGGCGTTCCAGATCGCCCGGCGGCATCCCGACCTGGCCGACGCGGAGCTGAACATCCACGGTCACCTCGGCTACTTCAAGCAGGGCAAGACCGACCTCATCGCGCGGCTCGGACTGGTCGAGGGCGAGCAGGGGCACGCGCTGCCCGAGTACGGCATCCACTACCGGGGCCCGGTCTCCAAGACCGAGGTCGGCCGGGTCTACCAGGAGAGCGACGTGCTGGTCTTCCTGGCCGGCGGCGCGCGGTACGTCACCTCCGGGAAGATCTTCGAGTACATGGCGAGCGGCAGCCCGATCGTCTCGGTGCACGCGCCCGGCATCGCCGCGCAGGACGTGCTGGCCGGCTACCCCCTCTGGTTCAACCCGGAGAGCCTCGACGTGCACGACATCGCCGAGTCGATGATCGCCGCCGGCAAGGCGGCCCGGGACATGTCGGCGAAGCAGCGTGCCGAGGCGCGCGCGCACGCCGACACGTTCACCCGGCAGGCGGTCACGGCCCCGCTGGAGGCCAGGCTGCGCTCGATGGTCAGGCGCAAGATCGAGGCGGGAAGGATCGCATCGTGA
- the wecB gene encoding non-hydrolyzing UDP-N-acetylglucosamine 2-epimerase, whose amino-acid sequence MKVVSIVGARPQLVKLAPIAAAFAATEHEHVIVHTGQHYDADLSDVFFSGLGIPDPDVHLGIGSGSHGVQTGKTLAALDPVLAAERPDWVLVYGDTNSTLAGALSAVKMHLPVAHLEAGLRSFNRRMPEEHNRVLTDHCADLLLAPTEEAVRHLSAEGLAARSVLVGDVMVDVCLRVRDAVLAGDQPRPELPAGIDPDAPYLLATLHRAENTDDPARLAALVGALAELPVPVALLAHPRLLARAEEHGIKLGGGALHVGRPLPYGGMVAAVLGSVGVVTDSGGLQKEAYLLDRPCTTLRPETEWVETLADDWNRLVPDPSALGSAGWVQTATRARPSAARGNPYGDGRAAENVVRVLAEHVR is encoded by the coding sequence ATGAAGGTCGTCAGCATCGTTGGCGCCCGGCCCCAGCTGGTCAAACTCGCACCGATCGCCGCGGCGTTCGCCGCCACGGAGCACGAGCACGTCATCGTGCACACCGGGCAGCACTACGACGCCGACCTCTCCGACGTCTTCTTCTCCGGGCTCGGCATCCCCGACCCGGACGTGCACCTGGGTATCGGCTCCGGCAGCCACGGCGTGCAGACCGGCAAGACGCTGGCCGCCCTGGACCCGGTGCTCGCGGCCGAACGACCCGACTGGGTGCTGGTGTACGGCGACACCAACTCCACGCTCGCCGGAGCGCTGTCCGCGGTGAAGATGCACCTGCCGGTGGCTCACCTGGAGGCGGGGCTGCGTTCGTTCAACCGCCGGATGCCGGAGGAGCACAACCGGGTCCTCACCGACCACTGCGCCGACCTGCTGCTGGCACCCACCGAGGAGGCGGTGCGCCACCTGTCGGCCGAGGGCCTGGCCGCGCGTTCGGTGCTGGTCGGCGACGTGATGGTCGACGTGTGCCTGCGCGTACGCGACGCGGTGCTGGCCGGTGACCAGCCCCGCCCCGAGCTGCCGGCGGGCATCGACCCGGACGCGCCGTACCTGCTGGCCACGCTGCACCGGGCGGAGAACACCGACGACCCGGCGCGGCTGGCCGCGCTGGTGGGCGCGCTCGCCGAGCTGCCGGTGCCGGTCGCCCTGCTGGCGCACCCGCGCCTGCTGGCCCGGGCCGAGGAGCACGGCATCAAGCTCGGTGGCGGCGCGCTGCACGTGGGCCGGCCGCTGCCGTACGGCGGCATGGTGGCCGCGGTGCTCGGCTCCGTCGGTGTGGTGACCGACTCGGGCGGCCTGCAGAAGGAGGCCTACCTGCTGGACCGGCCCTGCACCACGCTGCGCCCGGAGACGGAGTGGGTGGAGACGCTCGCCGACGACTGGAACCGGCTGGTGCCGGACCCGTCGGCGCTGGGCTCCGCCGGCTGGGTGCAGACCGCCACCCGGGCCCGGCCGTCCGCCGCGCGGGGCAACCCGTACGGTGACGGCCGCGCGGCCGAGAACGTGGTCCGGGTGCTCGCCGAGCACGTCCGCTGA
- a CDS encoding glycosyltransferase encodes MSRPDVTVVVAVYNTMPDLTTCLESLVNQTIGHDRLQIVAVDDGSTDGSGAELDRFAAAYPSVLTVVHQPNSGGPAAPSNRALDLATGRYVFFIGADDHLGREALERLVSAADRWGSDVVLGRMVGVNKRYVHQEIYDRTRSDIDLFDSPLPFSLSNTKLFRRDLVERHHLRFPEDMAVGSDQPFTLEACLRAARISVLADYDYYFAVKRLNSTNITYRSDHLARLECVERIVRFVADMVEPGQRRDAVLRRHFAWEIAKLFRPDYLTLDAETREQVRARVGKLVREYLTDGIRARLDAATRVLVGTAAYGRPEDLLAIIRLTATDGLPSTVVRDQRWFAAFPGFGEAGGLSDEWYELEPAAGRWLAALTAVSVRSVTGPDGDRRVQIFARSPRPDLADLVGGDMTVRVGEADAAVRLLPADPMGTTVEATFRLQDLAADLGPAGTTRAVRVRVADSAAVPVRGFRPPLIHRVVYRDGTRLHLVTINNNHKGHLAFTVWPVTLRRVAARLRRRLPRGGK; translated from the coding sequence GTGAGCCGACCGGACGTCACGGTCGTCGTCGCGGTGTACAACACCATGCCGGACCTCACCACCTGCCTCGAATCGCTCGTCAACCAGACGATCGGGCACGACCGGTTGCAGATCGTCGCTGTCGACGACGGCTCCACCGACGGCAGCGGCGCGGAGCTGGACCGGTTCGCGGCGGCGTACCCCTCGGTGCTCACCGTGGTGCACCAGCCCAACTCCGGCGGCCCGGCCGCGCCCAGCAACCGGGCGCTCGACCTGGCCACCGGCCGGTACGTGTTCTTCATCGGGGCGGACGACCACCTGGGCCGCGAGGCGCTGGAACGGCTGGTGTCGGCGGCCGACCGCTGGGGCTCGGACGTGGTGCTCGGCCGCATGGTCGGCGTGAACAAGCGCTACGTGCACCAGGAGATCTACGACCGCACCCGCTCCGACATCGACCTGTTCGACTCGCCGCTGCCGTTCTCGCTGTCGAACACGAAGCTGTTCCGGCGGGACCTGGTCGAGCGTCACCACCTGCGCTTCCCGGAGGACATGGCGGTCGGCAGCGACCAGCCGTTCACGCTGGAGGCGTGCCTGCGGGCGGCCCGCATCTCCGTGCTCGCCGACTACGACTACTACTTCGCGGTCAAGCGGCTCAACTCCACGAACATCACCTACCGCAGCGACCACCTCGCCCGGCTGGAGTGCGTGGAGCGCATCGTCCGGTTCGTGGCCGACATGGTGGAGCCGGGGCAGCGGCGCGACGCGGTGCTGCGGCGCCACTTCGCCTGGGAGATCGCCAAGCTGTTCCGCCCCGACTACCTCACGCTCGACGCCGAGACCCGGGAGCAGGTCCGGGCGCGGGTCGGCAAACTGGTCCGGGAGTACCTCACCGACGGCATCCGCGCCCGGCTCGACGCGGCCACGCGCGTGCTCGTCGGCACTGCCGCGTACGGCCGGCCGGAGGACCTGCTGGCGATCATCCGGCTGACCGCGACGGACGGCCTGCCCTCGACAGTGGTCCGCGACCAGCGCTGGTTCGCCGCGTTCCCGGGTTTCGGCGAGGCGGGTGGCCTGAGTGACGAATGGTACGAGTTGGAGCCGGCCGCGGGCCGTTGGCTCGCCGCCCTGACCGCGGTTTCGGTACGCTCGGTGACCGGGCCCGACGGTGACCGGCGGGTGCAGATCTTCGCCCGCAGTCCCCGGCCGGATCTCGCGGACCTGGTCGGCGGGGACATGACAGTGCGGGTGGGTGAGGCGGACGCCGCGGTGCGGCTGCTGCCCGCCGACCCGATGGGCACGACAGTGGAGGCCACGTTCCGGCTCCAGGATCTGGCGGCCGACCTCGGCCCGGCGGGCACGACCCGGGCGGTCCGGGTCCGGGTGGCCGACAGCGCCGCCGTCCCGGTGCGGGGGTTCCGGCCGCCGCTGATCCACCGGGTGGTGTACCGCGACGGCACCCGACTGCATCTGGTCACGATCAACAACAACCACAAAGGTCACTTGGCGTTCACCGTCTGGCCGGTGACGCTTCGCCGGGTCGCGGCCCGTCTTCGGCGCCGGCTCCCCCGAGGAGGAAAGTAG
- a CDS encoding nucleotide sugar dehydrogenase, translating to MNICVVALGKIGLPLAVQFASKGHRVIGADVSERVVQLVNDGAVPFPGEADLDVKLKETVAAGLLSATTDTAAAVAESEAVVVVVPLFVDADGVPDFGWMDDATRAIARGLKPGTLVSYETTLPVGTTRDRWAPMLAEGSGLTAGTDFHLVFSPERVLTGRVFADLRRYPKLVGGIDETSAAHGVRFYEAVLDFDERPDLDRPNGVWDLGSAEASELAKLAETTYRDVNIGLANQFARFADTVGVDVTKVIEACNTQPYSHIHSPGIAVGGHCIPIYPRMYLWNDPAATVVRSAREANAAMPEYAVDLLAAAYGDLTGVGVLVLGAAYRGGVKETAFSGVFPTVEALRRRGAVPYVSDPMYSNEELAAHGLPGYDGEPLGAAVIQADHAEYRTLSPADLPGVTVLVDGRRVTDPARWTGVRRVVIGG from the coding sequence ATGAACATCTGCGTCGTCGCGCTCGGCAAGATCGGTCTGCCGCTGGCTGTCCAGTTCGCGTCGAAGGGGCACCGGGTGATCGGCGCCGACGTCTCCGAGCGGGTCGTCCAGCTGGTGAACGACGGTGCGGTGCCCTTCCCGGGTGAGGCGGACCTGGACGTCAAGCTGAAGGAGACGGTCGCCGCCGGCCTGCTGTCGGCCACCACCGACACCGCCGCCGCGGTCGCCGAGTCGGAGGCGGTCGTCGTGGTCGTGCCCCTGTTCGTGGACGCCGACGGCGTGCCGGACTTCGGCTGGATGGACGACGCCACCCGGGCCATCGCCCGTGGGCTGAAGCCGGGCACGCTGGTCAGCTACGAGACCACGCTGCCGGTCGGCACCACCCGCGACCGCTGGGCGCCGATGCTCGCCGAGGGTTCCGGCCTCACCGCCGGCACCGACTTCCACCTGGTGTTCAGTCCCGAGCGAGTGCTCACCGGCCGGGTCTTCGCCGACCTGCGCCGCTACCCGAAGCTGGTCGGCGGCATCGACGAGACGTCGGCCGCGCACGGCGTCCGGTTCTACGAGGCGGTGCTCGACTTCGACGAGCGGCCCGACCTGGACCGCCCCAACGGCGTGTGGGACCTCGGCTCGGCCGAGGCGTCCGAGCTGGCCAAGCTCGCCGAGACGACCTACCGGGACGTGAACATCGGCCTGGCGAACCAGTTCGCCCGCTTCGCCGACACCGTCGGCGTGGACGTCACCAAGGTCATCGAGGCGTGCAACACGCAGCCGTACAGCCACATCCACTCGCCGGGCATCGCGGTCGGCGGCCACTGCATCCCGATCTACCCGCGGATGTACCTGTGGAACGACCCGGCCGCCACTGTGGTGCGTTCGGCCCGCGAGGCCAACGCGGCCATGCCGGAGTACGCGGTCGACCTGCTCGCCGCCGCGTACGGCGACCTGACCGGGGTCGGCGTGCTGGTGCTCGGCGCCGCCTACCGTGGTGGCGTCAAGGAGACCGCCTTCTCCGGCGTCTTCCCGACCGTCGAGGCGCTGCGCCGGCGGGGCGCGGTGCCGTACGTGTCGGACCCGATGTACAGCAACGAGGAGCTGGCCGCGCACGGCCTGCCCGGCTACGACGGCGAGCCGCTCGGCGCCGCGGTGATCCAGGCCGACCACGCGGAGTACCGCACGCTCTCCCCGGCCGACCTGCCCGGCGTGACGGTGCTCGTCGACGGCCGGCGGGTCACCGACCCGGCGCGCTGGACCGGCGTGCGCCGGGTGGTCATCGGAGGCTGA